The proteins below come from a single Iocasia fonsfrigidae genomic window:
- a CDS encoding UDP-N-acetylglucosamine 1-carboxyvinyltransferase, whose amino-acid sequence MGKFLITGGTPLKGEIKVSGAKNAALPIIAAALLADEPSRLLDIPDLLDVKNLCYIIKKMGGHVERNGNELLIDPRGLNGLEADHEIARKLRASYYILGVLLAKNGWARTSLPGGCSIGNRPIDLHLKGFKAMGSEVKLDHGIVEVKTSKLTGDRIYLDYPSVGATINIMLAACKAEGQTIIENAAREPEIVDLANFLTVMGAKIKGVGTDIIKIEGVKSLHGEEHRIIPDRIEAGTFMMAAALNNGDVFVRNVLAEHVKPLIAKLHEMGVELKEDISGVYIKGNGRIKAVDIKTLPYPGFPTDLQSQIMVLLTQADGTSLVIETVWENRFMHVDELKRMGADIKIDGHSALLKPSNLTGAEVTATDLRAGAALILAGLVAQGDTEIRDIYHIERGYENIEKKLAQLGGNIRKIN is encoded by the coding sequence GTGGGTAAATTTTTAATAACTGGTGGAACGCCACTAAAAGGCGAGATAAAAGTTAGTGGGGCTAAAAATGCAGCCTTGCCAATTATTGCCGCAGCTCTTCTGGCAGATGAACCCAGTAGGTTACTTGATATTCCTGACCTACTTGATGTAAAAAATCTATGTTATATTATAAAAAAAATGGGTGGACATGTAGAGCGAAATGGTAATGAACTATTAATAGACCCCAGAGGGCTTAACGGTCTTGAGGCTGACCACGAAATCGCCAGGAAATTAAGGGCCTCTTATTACATTTTAGGAGTCCTGCTAGCTAAAAACGGGTGGGCCAGAACAAGCCTGCCGGGTGGATGTAGTATCGGTAACCGTCCGATTGATTTACACCTTAAGGGTTTTAAGGCGATGGGTTCAGAAGTAAAACTGGATCATGGGATTGTTGAAGTTAAAACGAGTAAATTGACCGGTGACCGGATATACCTTGATTATCCGAGTGTGGGAGCTACTATTAATATTATGCTGGCTGCCTGTAAAGCTGAGGGACAGACAATTATTGAGAATGCTGCCCGTGAACCTGAAATAGTTGATCTGGCAAATTTTCTTACTGTTATGGGGGCGAAAATAAAGGGTGTAGGAACAGATATTATCAAAATAGAGGGTGTCAAATCACTGCATGGTGAGGAACATAGGATTATACCTGACCGGATAGAAGCAGGTACCTTTATGATGGCTGCCGCTCTTAATAATGGTGATGTTTTTGTCAGGAATGTATTAGCTGAACATGTTAAACCCTTAATTGCTAAACTCCATGAGATGGGAGTAGAGTTAAAAGAGGATATCTCAGGGGTTTATATAAAAGGCAATGGTAGAATAAAGGCGGTTGATATTAAGACATTACCCTATCCAGGATTCCCAACAGATTTGCAGTCCCAGATTATGGTTTTGCTGACCCAGGCAGATGGAACCAGTCTGGTGATAGAAACGGTCTGGGAAAACCGTTTTATGCATGTTGATGAGTTAAAACGTATGGGTGCAGATATAAAGATCGACGGTCATAGTGCACTGCTGAAACCAAGTAATCTAACAGGTGCTGAGGTAACAGCAACTGACCTTAGGGCTGGTGCAGCACTTATACTTGCAGGACTTGTTGCCCAGGGTGATACTGAAATAAGGGATATCTACCATATTGAAAGGGGTTATGAAAACATCGAGAAAAAACTGGCACAACTGGGTGGAAACATTCGTAAAATAAACTAA
- a CDS encoding carbon starvation CstA family protein has translation MGSILIALGTFVGFIIAYNFYGKYISTRIFEVNPANETPSHQYKDGVDYVPTSSPILFGHHFTSIAGAAPIVGPAIAVIWGWVPAILWVIFGSIFLGAVHDFSSLMISARNEGKSIGEISGNIVNNRVRTLFLLFIFFTLLILIAVFALIIAILFETYPQSVFPVWMEIPIAITLGFLVYKKGKNVLIPSLIALALMYVTIWIGIYLPFKMPAILGLSPRMVWVIILMIYAYIASVLPVWTLLQARDFINSHELMVGLILIIAGLFIARPEIVAPAFNHNAAGAPPIIPFLFITIACGAISGFHSTVSSGTTVKQLESEKDARFIGYGGMLAEGILATITILVCIAGFASLEAWTSHYASWSAANGLAAKVSAFVEGGSSFLTSLGLTHTIGTAILSVLVVSFAATTLDSATRIQRYVISELASDFKIKPLASKHGATLVAVIAAFLLASINGGAGGMILWPLFGAANQMLAALALLVVTVYLLKKQKPIYVTMLPFIFMVIIETWALLYNINQFYGQGNTLLTTIGAILFVLEVWMVVESCNVFNKTRKEELSSNISA, from the coding sequence ATGGGTTCGATTTTAATTGCTTTAGGTACCTTTGTTGGTTTTATTATTGCCTATAATTTCTATGGGAAGTATATCAGTACCAGGATATTTGAAGTGAATCCAGCTAATGAAACACCATCCCATCAATATAAAGATGGTGTTGATTATGTCCCAACAAGCAGCCCTATCCTATTTGGTCATCATTTCACATCTATTGCTGGCGCTGCTCCAATAGTCGGTCCTGCTATTGCCGTGATCTGGGGCTGGGTTCCAGCTATATTGTGGGTAATTTTCGGTTCAATCTTTCTGGGTGCTGTCCATGACTTTAGTTCCTTAATGATCTCTGCCCGAAATGAAGGTAAAAGCATCGGTGAAATCAGTGGTAATATTGTTAATAACAGGGTGCGTACTCTCTTCTTATTATTTATATTTTTTACACTACTAATCCTAATTGCCGTTTTTGCTTTAATTATTGCTATCTTGTTTGAAACATATCCACAGAGTGTTTTTCCGGTCTGGATGGAAATTCCAATAGCTATAACCCTGGGCTTTCTGGTTTATAAGAAAGGCAAAAATGTACTAATACCTTCACTAATTGCCCTGGCACTTATGTATGTAACTATCTGGATAGGTATTTATCTGCCTTTTAAAATGCCTGCCATACTAGGCCTATCACCCAGAATGGTCTGGGTTATTATCTTAATGATTTATGCCTATATTGCTTCTGTATTACCTGTCTGGACACTTTTACAAGCAAGAGATTTTATTAACTCCCATGAATTAATGGTCGGGCTTATTTTGATTATTGCTGGTTTATTTATTGCCAGACCAGAGATTGTAGCACCAGCCTTTAACCACAATGCGGCTGGAGCACCACCTATTATACCCTTCTTGTTTATTACTATTGCCTGTGGGGCTATCTCTGGTTTCCACTCCACTGTTTCCTCTGGTACAACAGTTAAACAATTGGAAAGTGAAAAAGATGCCCGCTTTATTGGTTATGGTGGTATGCTGGCTGAGGGAATTTTAGCTACTATAACTATCCTGGTTTGTATTGCCGGATTTGCCTCTTTAGAGGCCTGGACCTCTCACTATGCCAGCTGGAGTGCTGCTAATGGATTGGCTGCCAAGGTTAGTGCCTTTGTAGAAGGGGGTTCTTCCTTCCTGACAAGTCTTGGTCTTACCCATACCATAGGTACGGCTATTCTCTCTGTACTAGTAGTAAGTTTTGCTGCCACAACTCTTGATAGTGCCACACGTATCCAGCGTTATGTAATATCTGAACTGGCCAGCGATTTCAAAATTAAACCACTGGCTAGCAAACATGGCGCAACACTCGTCGCTGTAATAGCTGCTTTCCTATTGGCCAGTATTAATGGTGGTGCAGGGGGTATGATTCTTTGGCCACTATTTGGTGCTGCCAATCAAATGCTGGCTGCCCTGGCCTTGCTGGTTGTGACTGTTTATCTACTTAAAAAGCAGAAACCTATCTATGTTACCATGCTGCCCTTTATTTTTATGGTCATTATCGAAACCTGGGCCCTGCTCTATAATATAAATCAATTCTATGGACAGGGTAATACCTTACTAACAACTATCGGTGCCATCCTCTTTGTACTCGAAGTCTGGATGGTTGTCGAATCCTGTAATGTCTTTAATAAGACCAGAAAAGAAGAACTCAGTAGCAATATTAGTGCCTAA
- the mreB gene encoding rod shape-determining protein, whose protein sequence is MLGLSKKIGIDLGTANILVYEKGKGIVVQEPSVVAMDTETNKVVAVGTEARRMLGRTPGNIVAIRPLKDGVIADFDVTELMLKHFITAAVKRRRLFKPIVMVCIPVGITGVEKRAVIESAMQVGARKTFLIEEPLAAAIGAGLPIEEPRGSMVIDIGGGTSEIAVISLGGIVVSESLRIGGDRFDEAVIRYIRDKYNLIIGDKTAEEIKTTIGSAFVEESREFEVRGRSVLTGLPKNLNITSEETVEAFQEPINAIIAAVTRVLEQTPPELSSDIMDRGIIMTGGGSLLNNLTKLISQKTEIPVFLADDPLTCVAEGTGHALEEIDNLADALTSNDGVGYRR, encoded by the coding sequence ATGCTAGGGCTTTCCAAAAAAATAGGGATAGATCTAGGTACAGCGAATATTTTAGTATATGAAAAAGGAAAGGGTATTGTCGTACAAGAACCATCGGTTGTAGCGATGGATACTGAAACCAATAAAGTCGTTGCTGTGGGGACAGAAGCCAGGAGGATGCTCGGGAGGACACCAGGGAATATTGTGGCTATAAGGCCTTTAAAGGATGGGGTTATAGCTGATTTTGATGTTACAGAATTAATGTTAAAACACTTCATTACTGCTGCCGTAAAGAGGCGCAGACTCTTTAAACCAATTGTGATGGTTTGTATACCAGTTGGTATTACAGGTGTTGAAAAAAGGGCTGTTATTGAATCAGCTATGCAGGTAGGGGCCAGAAAGACCTTTTTAATCGAAGAACCGCTGGCAGCAGCCATTGGTGCTGGCCTGCCGATTGAAGAACCACGGGGTAGTATGGTCATAGATATTGGTGGTGGCACATCAGAGATAGCAGTTATTTCCCTGGGAGGAATAGTTGTCAGTGAGTCCCTGAGAATTGGCGGTGACCGCTTTGATGAGGCTGTTATCCGTTATATTAGGGATAAGTATAACCTTATTATTGGGGATAAGACTGCTGAAGAGATTAAAACAACGATCGGGTCAGCCTTTGTAGAAGAAAGCAGGGAATTTGAAGTAAGAGGCAGGAGTGTCCTTACTGGTCTTCCTAAAAATTTGAATATTACGTCAGAGGAGACTGTAGAGGCTTTTCAAGAGCCAATAAATGCTATTATAGCAGCTGTAACCCGTGTTCTGGAACAGACTCCACCTGAATTATCATCAGATATTATGGACAGGGGAATTATTATGACAGGTGGAGGCTCTTTATTGAATAATTTGACCAAATTAATTAGTCAGAAAACTGAGATTCCTGTATTTTTAGCTGATGACCCTTTGACTTGTGTTGCAGAGGGTACTGGACATGCCCTGGAAGAAATAGATAATTTAGCAGATGCACTGACATCCAATGATGGAGTTGGATATAGGCGGTAA
- the spoIID gene encoding stage II sporulation protein D, whose product MSIRTAYYMIICIFIILIILPMLLLHGVFRGQDGDGSILLKVYKHQSDQIEKMLLDEYLRGVLAAEMPALYHMEALKAQAVAARTYTVKQLPAYGGPGCRENPAADISTDYRSNQAWLSENEMKEKWGFISYFYNWARINRAVEQTEGEVLVYNEKVIDAVYHANSGGQTEDSTFVWGEMHPYLQSVSSPYDQERSENYLNTFYFGVDELRAKLGLSGEDSSPFIELTHRSSSGRVIELTAGDKKITGNDFRSLLGLTSNKFEISRTGDIFTITVFGKGHGVGMSQDGADGYARAGYNYRQILEHYYPGTKIGRLKK is encoded by the coding sequence TTGTCTATCAGGACAGCTTATTATATGATAATATGTATATTTATTATTCTGATTATCCTACCAATGCTGCTACTGCACGGTGTTTTCCGGGGACAGGACGGAGATGGTAGTATTTTGCTGAAGGTCTATAAACATCAGAGTGATCAGATTGAGAAGATGCTCCTGGATGAATACTTAAGAGGGGTACTGGCAGCGGAAATGCCTGCCTTATATCATATGGAGGCCCTGAAAGCTCAGGCTGTAGCCGCCCGAACATATACTGTTAAGCAGCTCCCTGCTTATGGTGGACCCGGCTGCCGGGAAAACCCAGCTGCCGATATTTCTACTGATTACCGCTCTAACCAGGCCTGGTTATCAGAGAATGAAATGAAAGAAAAGTGGGGTTTTATATCCTATTTCTATAACTGGGCCCGTATTAATAGGGCCGTAGAACAGACTGAGGGAGAAGTCCTGGTCTATAATGAAAAAGTAATTGATGCTGTTTATCATGCCAATAGTGGTGGTCAGACAGAAGATTCTACTTTTGTCTGGGGTGAGATGCATCCCTATCTTCAGAGTGTAAGCAGTCCATATGATCAAGAACGGAGTGAAAATTACTTAAATACCTTTTATTTTGGGGTTGATGAATTGAGAGCCAAACTTGGCCTGAGCGGGGAAGATAGTTCCCCGTTTATAGAGCTTACCCATAGAAGTAGTAGTGGACGGGTGATAGAGTTGACAGCTGGGGATAAAAAAATTACCGGAAATGATTTTCGTAGTTTACTGGGGTTAACATCTAACAAATTTGAAATAAGCAGAACAGGTGATATCTTTACAATTACAGTTTTTGGTAAGGGTCATGGGGTGGGAATGAGTCAGGATGGAGCTGATGGCTATGCCAGGGCTGGTTATAATTACCGTCAGATCTTGGAACACTATTACCCCGGCACAAAGATCGGCAGATTAAAAAAATAA
- the spoIIID gene encoding sporulation transcriptional regulator SpoIIID: MKDYIRERVIEVANYIYETRATVRQTAKIYGVSKSTIHKDVTERLTRIDAELASRVKKVLEFNKAERHIRGGEATKRKYKNLKNN, translated from the coding sequence TTGAAGGATTATATTAGAGAAAGGGTAATAGAGGTGGCAAACTATATTTATGAAACACGGGCCACTGTCCGGCAGACAGCAAAAATCTATGGTGTTAGCAAGAGTACAATTCATAAAGATGTTACCGAGCGCTTAACACGTATTGATGCTGAGCTTGCTTCCCGGGTGAAAAAAGTTCTTGAGTTTAATAAAGCAGAACGTCATATCAGGGGTGGTGAAGCAACTAAAAGGAAATATAAGAATTTGAAGAATAATTAG
- a CDS encoding M23 family metallopeptidase: MDKKYWFKLDKGKIKLQLKDLGRKISSNKNNYKKVLLVFLFFMLLGIGYAVFNEVGVDDTAKKQTGITVEELSSVQVERPGPVINNNPYQQDKEFSLDYNSLEENKVEREEDTKGKKPGEKQDQGLEDNVTGVVTESLKPMNEIRAQTLELLAPVSGQVLQEPGWYYHPVFDDWRYQHGIVLEGSKGDVVMAAEQGRVISVREDEYKGIMVTIQHDNGWETEYGHLQKTTLSPGERVVKGQEVGRLGATGLSEEPSLYFQLINAEGPIDPREYIK, from the coding sequence ATGGATAAAAAATACTGGTTTAAACTTGATAAAGGGAAAATCAAACTGCAGTTAAAGGATCTAGGGAGGAAAATATCCTCAAATAAAAACAACTATAAAAAGGTATTACTGGTTTTTCTCTTTTTCATGCTTTTAGGCATAGGATATGCTGTTTTCAATGAGGTAGGGGTTGATGACACAGCAAAAAAACAGACAGGTATTACTGTTGAAGAACTGAGTTCTGTTCAGGTAGAGAGACCTGGTCCTGTAATAAATAATAATCCCTATCAGCAGGATAAGGAATTTTCTTTAGACTATAATTCTTTAGAAGAGAATAAAGTTGAGAGAGAGGAAGATACAAAGGGAAAAAAACCTGGTGAAAAACAGGATCAGGGTCTTGAAGACAATGTCACTGGTGTAGTTACCGAATCCCTTAAACCAATGAATGAGATAAGGGCTCAGACTTTAGAACTACTTGCACCAGTCTCAGGACAGGTCTTACAGGAGCCTGGCTGGTATTACCACCCGGTTTTTGATGATTGGCGTTATCAGCATGGGATAGTACTTGAAGGCAGTAAGGGTGATGTGGTTATGGCAGCAGAGCAGGGACGAGTAATTTCTGTGCGTGAGGATGAATATAAGGGGATAATGGTTACCATCCAACACGATAATGGTTGGGAAACAGAATATGGTCACCTGCAGAAAACCACTCTCTCCCCTGGGGAAAGGGTGGTAAAGGGTCAAGAGGTAGGAAGACTTGGTGCAACAGGTTTAAGTGAAGAACCCTCACTTTATTTTCAGTTGATAAATGCTGAAGGGCCGATCGACCCCCGTGAATACATAAAATAA
- a CDS encoding SpoIVB peptidase S55 domain-containing protein: MRFKIKHFMFVLLIMILISGFSVAEEIMPLTEIEAGMQGKAKTVFYGDKVEEFPVEIIDIMPDQGLNRDLILIRAGGEKIDEIGGIAAGMSGSPVYIEGKLIGAIGYGWSFSEGNYALVTPIEDMLTLINSEDNEGIENSNLAERGLSTPLLVSGLTGRSFDRLKKDLESLGLELTPYNVSTGGRAEFKTKLEPGSAVAVQLVRGDINIGSIGTVSYLDESGNILAFGHPFFNKGEVDYMLSSATIRGVIPSMQQPFKLGSPNKELLGSITVDRGAGIAGKLKKYSRVIPLRIRVFDQEREVENKVNAQLIRDEDLITSLVTNIGLESLDATLDRIGEGTARTRFKITANGLPALSIERENMYYSRRDIASLALLDLYQVMDIITGNPFQEVNLIDIQYDVEVDHTAQVALVQEARVINQEIRPGDQVEVEVILHPYRGEVFTKNVKIEIPEDTQPGMASMVIDGGFTGQSYQHLPEDSTQEDDLNQAVVQGYKDFPSIIEDYLEKPKNNDLIIQVYPGYTPDDIEAEDEHKQGHEAGDQEDERKENKEESPENTAAPDQEPKEEEERIDNREIEETEIKE, translated from the coding sequence TTGCGTTTTAAAATAAAACACTTTATGTTTGTATTATTGATTATGATACTTATTAGTGGTTTTTCTGTTGCTGAAGAGATTATGCCCCTTACAGAGATAGAAGCAGGTATGCAGGGTAAAGCAAAGACGGTTTTTTACGGTGATAAGGTAGAGGAATTTCCGGTTGAAATAATAGATATTATGCCTGATCAGGGATTAAACAGGGATTTGATATTGATCAGGGCAGGTGGTGAAAAGATAGATGAAATAGGTGGGATAGCCGCTGGAATGAGCGGTAGCCCTGTCTATATTGAAGGCAAATTGATAGGTGCTATTGGTTATGGATGGAGTTTTAGCGAGGGCAATTATGCCCTGGTAACACCTATTGAAGACATGCTGACCTTAATAAATAGTGAAGATAATGAAGGTATAGAGAATAGTAATTTAGCTGAAAGAGGGTTATCAACCCCATTATTAGTAAGTGGTTTAACAGGTAGGTCTTTTGATAGATTAAAAAAAGACCTGGAGAGCCTTGGTTTAGAGCTTACTCCCTATAATGTTTCTACTGGAGGCCGGGCAGAGTTTAAGACTAAGCTTGAACCAGGTAGTGCTGTTGCTGTACAACTGGTCAGGGGTGATATCAATATCGGTTCTATTGGAACAGTAAGCTATCTTGATGAAAGTGGTAATATTCTTGCCTTTGGTCACCCTTTTTTCAATAAAGGTGAGGTAGATTATATGTTAAGTAGTGCCACTATTAGGGGTGTTATCCCCAGTATGCAGCAGCCTTTTAAATTAGGCTCTCCGAATAAAGAACTTTTGGGGTCAATTACAGTTGATAGAGGCGCTGGTATTGCTGGAAAGCTTAAGAAATACTCCCGGGTAATTCCCCTGAGAATACGGGTCTTTGATCAGGAACGGGAAGTTGAAAACAAGGTAAATGCCCAGCTAATACGTGATGAAGACCTGATAACCTCTCTAGTTACCAATATTGGTCTGGAATCACTTGATGCTACTTTAGATAGGATTGGTGAAGGTACAGCCAGGACGAGGTTTAAGATCACAGCTAATGGTCTGCCTGCCCTGTCTATAGAAAGAGAGAATATGTATTACAGCAGGCGTGATATTGCCTCTCTGGCCCTGCTAGATCTTTATCAGGTAATGGATATAATAACTGGTAATCCCTTTCAGGAGGTTAATTTGATAGATATACAATATGATGTAGAGGTAGACCATACTGCCCAGGTTGCCCTGGTTCAGGAGGCTAGAGTTATTAATCAGGAGATTAGGCCAGGTGATCAGGTAGAAGTTGAGGTTATTCTTCATCCCTACCGGGGAGAGGTTTTTACTAAAAATGTAAAGATTGAGATACCTGAGGATACCCAACCCGGTATGGCCAGTATGGTAATAGATGGCGGATTTACCGGACAGTCATATCAGCATCTCCCAGAGGATTCTACCCAGGAGGATGATCTTAATCAGGCAGTTGTACAGGGATATAAGGATTTTCCTTCTATTATCGAGGATTATCTGGAAAAACCAAAAAATAATGATTTAATCATACAGGTCTATCCAGGATATACACCTGATGATATTGAAGCTGAAGATGAGCATAAACAGGGTCATGAAGCTGGAGATCAAGAAGATGAAAGGAAAGAAAATAAAGAGGAGTCACCGGAGAATACAGCTGCCCCTGATCAAGAACCCAAAGAAGAGGAAGAAAGAATAGATAATAGGGAAATAGAAGAGACAGAAATAAAGGAATAG